The window TAAAACAATGCCCCAATTCCCCAAGTCCACTTTCCTCTTTCCCTTTCTCCAATTCTCGTTGTTTCAGCCTTTATTCACGCCACTGCTTCTGCTTCTTGCTTCTTTGTTAGACTGTTACTGTAagcatttatttttctttacctttGTGGATGCTTGATGCTTCACATATTCATTGCTCACTAGTCATTGCACTACGCCCACCATTGTAAAGTTTCCTCAATCCTCACCTCCTTGTGTTTATTTCTTAACCCTATGTGGCTATTTTTTTCGCATCAAATATATGTTCTTGCTatgtttttgttttgtatttaGTTGGATATTATTGTTCTTGCTAAACTTTATTGTcactattttgattttttttgttatgtatttctTTGGTTGTATTTGAAAATCAAATGCCTCTTAAATGGTTTCAGTGTAGAATTTAAAATAACTAAACTTATTGATGGTATGACCTGGTAGAAATTATTCTTTATTTCTCACTAGAATGAACTTCTATTTTATAGGAATTGATTGAGATGGATAAATTTGTCACGAGGTTGGACCATTCTCAACCAAGTCCTAGTTGTCAATCCTTGATCCAAGCGAATGCCAATCATTCCTATCTTATAAATGAACTCGATTTGGGGTCACTTAAAGGCGATCCAGGAGAAAGAATACCTATTGCTGACTATAACCCTATAATACGAGATGaagtaagaaaatattacattcaACAAGGTCCTTGTCAACCTTCCAAGCATCAATTTCCCAAAACTCAAATGGGAGGAAGAATGCGTCAATTTGTTCCAAGTTGGTTCAATGGTCAATTTTCTAAATGGTTGGAGTATAGTGTGAAGAAAGATGCGGCATTTTACttatgttgttatttgttcaaaaATGAATTTATTCATGGAAGTGTGGGTGAATTTTATACAAAAAATGGTTTTAGGGCTTGGAATAAGGGTCTTGAAAGATTGCGTTTACATGTTGGTGATGTTAATAGTGTCCATGATAAATGTTTCAAGAAGATGCTAGATTTATCAAATCATCATCAATCAATTCAAGTTGTTTTTGATAAGCACTCTGAGAAGTTGAAAAGTGAGTATCGAATGCGTTTAGAAGCATCAATTGATGTGGCAAGACTTCTATTGTTGTATGGATTGCCTTTTAGGGGCCATGATGAAAGTGAATCTTCAACAAATCAAGGCCTCTTTCTAGGATTCTTACGATTGTATGGGGACAAGCATACAGATGTGGGAAAAGTAATATTAGAAAATGCTCCACAAAATGATACTTTGACTTGCCCTATGAtccaaaaggatattatcaatgcTTGTGCAAAAGAAACATTAAAGGCTATAATTGGAGACTTGAATGGAGATTATTTTGGTATATTAGTTGATGAGTCCAAAGATATCTCACACAATGAACAAATGGCTCTTGTTTTGCGTTATGTTGATAAAAATGGTGAAGTGGTAGAGCGATTTGTTGATCTTGTCCATGTTAGTGATACATCAGCATGCTCATTGAAGGAAGAAATCTACTCTTTACTTTCGGACCACTTACTAAGTCAGTCTCAAATACGTGGACAAGGTTATGATGGAACTAGTAACATGAGGGGAGAGATAAGTGGTCTTAAGACTTTGATTATGAAAGACAGCTCATCGGCATATTACATTCATTGCTTTGCTCATCAATTGCAACTAACACTTGTAGCTATGTCTAAGAAGCATTTGGATGTCGAAGACTTCTTTTGTCATGTTACTAATGTGTTGAATGTCATTGGAGTATCTTTTAAGCGCAGAAATTTGCTTCGCCATCTTCAAGCTGAAAAACTAGAGCAATTACTTGAGTGCGGTAAAATTCATATCGAGCGAGGACTAAATAAAAAATGCGGGCTTCAAAGACCAGGTGATACTCGTTGGGGATCACATTTCAAAACATTAGATaaatttattgttattttctCATCTATTATTCGTGCGCTTAAAGTGATTGAACATGAAGGTTCTACCTCAAATAAGAGAAATTAAGCAAAATATCTTTTGAGTGAGATAATAACATTCAAATTTGTTTTTATGCTTCACTTGATGTTGAAAGTTTTGGCAATGTCAAATGAATTGAACAAGATCCTACAAAAGAGAGATCAAGATATTGTTAATGCCATGGAGTTTCTTaatattacaaagaaaagattgcAAGATATGAGGGAAACTGGATGAGAATCTTTGCTAGATGATGTTTCCTCATTTTgtcatatgcatgatattatgaTTCCCAAGATGGATGAATCCTATTTTCTTGGAAAGTCGAAGCGTAAGTCTTCTGGTATTTGTTATTCACACCACTTGCGTGTTGATATCTTTTATGTTGTAAGTGATGTGCAACTTCAAGAGCTTAATGACCGTTTTGATGTAGTGAGTAGTGATTTTTTTCTTGGGATGGCTAGTTTGAATCCAGCCAATTCTTTTGCTAATTTTGATAAAGGTAGAATAATGACTTTAGCAAAATGTTACCCAAATGAGTTTGATGAAGTACACATTCGAGACTTGAGTTATCAACTAGATACTTTCATATTTCATATGCGAGTTGGCAATACCAAGTTCTCCAACTTGCAAGGAATTAGTGATTTGGCAAAAGCATTGGTTGAGACAAATCTTGTGGAGACTTATTCGTATGTTTATTTACTTGTGAAGTTAACTCTGATTTTACCTGTTGCTACCGCAACTGTGGAGAGAGCATTCTCATCCATGAAGTAGATAAAGAATGAAAAGAGGAACAACATGGGTGATCAATATTTAAATAATTGTTTAATTTGTTACATAGAGCGTGATGTATTTACAAATGTAAGTAATGATGTCATTATTGAtcgttttcaaaatatgaaagctCGTTGAGGACAATTGTAAATAGATTgtatatgatattaaaatattgtTGGAAGTTTTATGCTTTGCGTCAATTAGTTatagttattatattttctttcgTTTGATCTATTTGTCTATATACCCCGAAGTCCCGAATCGATGCTCGAGTTTATCACATCGATTAGGGTTGGCACCCGTAACCcctaaatcctggatccgcctctgctaGTTGCGACATGTGTCCTTCCACGGCCTCTTACAGCCTTAGCAGAATGCGCGAGTGcctgctcagctgacccggtagcacgtgtcctcaccatttgtaagagaatagagatacaaaggctcaaactccaaaattaacaaattccgcacgatagaaatgaaagaagtggaaatttcttaacagttttgtagcctctcgaagataagtacaaacgtctctataccgatccgcaagactctattagactcgttcgtgactcgtagaacctataaacctagagctctgataccaaattatcacaacccaaaatcccaccacaggcgtcgtgatggcacttagtctctaagactaggtaagccgatcacaatttcaattcaaatcggttttttttttgcaatagaATTTAATagaagtgtcgaaaccaaaagcggaaacaattataaaaacctcccaagactggtaatactgagtcacaaactctaaccgAATACATACCATGATCTCAAGAATGGAATAcataatactgttcgaataagattTGATAGTACAATACATTgtaaagactccaagggactgcgacaaccaagtagctctaccttgaatccttgtgatcaacacactaactctgtctgagtctgatatctccaatacctggctctgcacaaaaatgtacagaagtgtagtatgagtacaccacggtcggcacctagtaagtatcaagactaacctcggtggagtagtgacgaggtacaatcaagacactcactagtcaaataacttgtgcaatatagtaatatataatagtactgaaaaataactagccATGATAGCAACAAAATTCAACCAGTGATATAAGCAGCAAgtcaacaagaacaccataattattgctcaaacgaataaggaacacaagtacaaacaattaatcaagtccttcaaatataaatctttcacatataattctttcagataaatatctttcgaatatacttctttcaaataaatatctttcgaatataattctttcaaataaaagtcactttgtgacacctcatttcataatcataaaacatgggtctcatcccactttcatattttcgcaACACAGGTCTCAatccactttcatatttctacggcacctcatgcccatatttatatcacaatcgcacggacaaATCGCgtgccaaaatatcaatatataagaTCCGCACTGACAACTAacatgccaataataaaatcatcatttaCTCACAGCAACTCGTATCCACATCTCATTTCACaactacacggataactcacttgCCAATATCATAAGCATTATATACACATGGCACCTCGAGCCTACATTTCGCATCACAAttgtacgaacaactcacgtgccaataacatattccgcccggcaatagccacatgctcataATTTCAATAtgtatcagactattatcaaatttattgaattaacaaaaaaagttgcacaagatataaaagtaatcacaaaaaaatcacaacatcacgtGAAAATCACGAGaataataaccccacatcatcacataacatCCCAGACAATAACCAcatttatctctcctatagccacccttatcactcctataatatcctcccttatccctccgccctggaAATAtcaaatagccacccttatcactcttataatagCCTCACTTATCTCTctgtttaatagcctcccttatcactccgcccaaacaatatcccaacacacataacaacagtgaaatgccacccttatgcccgcataatatcaacagtgtGATGCCACTCTTATACGCCGTATAATAGTAACCCAAATCATACAAtaattcacacagaatattatcacaacaacgCGACATAATCAACTCGTATTTAAAaattgcccataggccacaaccttccCAAAGATACAACGAAATTAATAAATATCACAGCAGatagtccacggctcaacaccatatatataaaatatcgaaaataacaacaaagatggaaaagtaactcagcaagtACAaagccttctttaatccaaatattttataaatatattaatgcctcttattaaacttatttaattaattaattgtggatggaaaattcataatataattatttttagaaaatgtcaactcaacaagcacgcagaattcacataaaaatcaaagtagcaattacaccaaattattatataaaacaaTTTCGACAAACAAAgaacgaggcatgacaaataaggattAATAAGTGCCAGTAAATTTCCAATTTGATACTTAAAGATGGCTatgactttaaaccaataaaatttgcacatataaacctgagtaggtactcgtcacctcgcgtacacggcttttcacatttcacaaatggcacatacgacTTAATGCCTAAGGAgtatttcccccactcaaggttaggcaagatacttacctttttggaGCTATGCTCATATTCCAAATTAGCCTTCTCGcttgaaatgacctccggacggctcaaatctagccaaataaattatataacttcattaaaattttaaaaatcattccggataataaaacgccgacttaaaatttcacattaaaaag is drawn from Nicotiana tomentosiformis chromosome 12, ASM39032v3, whole genome shotgun sequence and contains these coding sequences:
- the LOC104095882 gene encoding uncharacterized protein, which codes for MDKFVTRLDHSQPSPSCQSLIQANANHSYLINELDLGSLKGDPGERIPIADYNPIIRDEVRKYYIQQGPCQPSKHQFPKTQMGGRMRQFVPSWFNGQFSKWLEYSVKKDAAFYLCCYLFKNEFIHGSVGEFYTKNGFRAWNKGLERLRLHVGDVNSVHDKCFKKMLDLSNHHQSIQVVFDKHSEKLKSEYRMRLEASIDVARLLLLYGLPFRGHDESESSTNQGLFLGFLRLYGDKHTDVGKVILENAPQNDTLTCPMIQKDIINACAKETLKAIIGDLNGDYFGILVDESKDISHNEQMALVLRYVDKNGEVVERFVDLVHVSDTSACSLKEEIYSLLSDHLLSQSQIRGQGYDGTSNMRGEISGLKTLIMKDSSSAYYIHCFAHQLQLTLVAMSKKHLDVEDFFCHVTNVLNVIGVSFKRRNLLRHLQAEKLEQLLECGKIHIERGLNKKCGLQRPGDTRWGSHFKTLDKFIVIFSSIIRALKVIEHEVLAMSNELNKILQKRDQDIVNAMEFLNITKKRLQDMRETG
- the LOC138902330 gene encoding uncharacterized protein: MDESYFLGKSKRKSSGICYSHHLRVDIFYVVSDVQLQELNDRFDVVSSDFFLGMASLNPANSFANFDKGRIMTLAKCYPNEFDEVHIRDLSYQLDTFIFHMRVGNTKFSNLQGISDLAKALVETNLVETYSYVYLLVKLTLILPVATATVERAFSSMK